A window from Pseudomonadales bacterium encodes these proteins:
- a CDS encoding SDR family oxidoreductase, producing the protein MAAFTVLLTGATSGIGLETARALATPDRRLILACRNRSKAETLRQQLLSAQPACQIDLVDLDLASLASVDRAVTEIFQCCSRLDVLINNAGVMPAQFTRSADGHELNFAVNHLAPFSLTQQLLPLLRASGRARVVNVSSMMHRFGRPDFDDWPHPARYRQVRAYGSSKLGLLLCTREFARRHQRDGITANALHPGGVDTAITDYPGWMRLFLRSARKGAETSIYLATAAEMASVTGGYFVDCQPKPGTALSNRADLAAQLWQRSEAWLAEWRATAA; encoded by the coding sequence ATGGCCGCTTTCACCGTTCTGCTCACCGGCGCCACCAGCGGCATCGGACTGGAGACCGCCCGCGCCCTGGCCACGCCCGACCGACGGCTGATTCTGGCCTGTCGCAACCGATCCAAGGCCGAGACCCTCCGCCAGCAACTGCTGAGCGCCCAGCCCGCCTGCCAGATCGATCTGGTGGATCTCGACCTGGCCAGTCTGGCCTCGGTCGACCGCGCCGTGACCGAGATCTTTCAGTGCTGCTCACGCCTTGACGTGCTGATCAACAACGCCGGCGTCATGCCTGCCCAGTTCACCCGCTCGGCCGATGGCCACGAGCTCAACTTCGCCGTCAACCACCTTGCGCCGTTCTCGCTGACCCAGCAACTGCTGCCGCTGCTGCGGGCCAGTGGCAGGGCGCGGGTGGTCAACGTCAGCTCGATGATGCACCGCTTTGGCCGCCCCGATTTCGACGACTGGCCCCATCCGGCGCGTTACCGACAGGTGCGCGCCTATGGCAGCTCCAAGCTCGGACTGCTGCTCTGCACCCGGGAGTTTGCCCGCCGCCACCAGCGCGACGGCATCACTGCCAACGCCCTGCACCCGGGCGGCGTCGACACCGCCATCACCGACTACCCGGGCTGGATGCGGCTGTTCCTGCGCTCCGCGCGCAAGGGGGCAGAAACCTCGATCTACCTCGCCACCGCCGCCGAAATGGCCAGCGTGACCGGTGGTTACTTCGTCGACTGCCAGCCCAAGCCCGGCACCGCGCTCAGCAACCGTGCCGACCTCGCCGCGCAACTGTGGCAACGCAGCGAAGCCTGGCTCGCCGAGTGGCGCGCGACAGCGGCATAA
- a CDS encoding acyl-CoA thioesterase, producing MTEDELPPQPGGELALKTVALPRDTNAHGDISAGWLVSQMDLAAEITAANLAKGRVVTVAIEELAFMRPIAIGASVNCHTEILEIGRSSMRILVEVWTCLPADPEPYKITEGEFVLVALDDEGRARRVVV from the coding sequence ATGACCGAAGATGAACTGCCGCCGCAGCCCGGCGGTGAACTGGCACTCAAGACCGTTGCCCTGCCGCGCGACACCAATGCCCATGGCGACATCTCGGCCGGCTGGCTGGTGTCGCAGATGGACCTCGCGGCCGAAATCACCGCCGCCAACCTGGCCAAGGGACGGGTGGTGACGGTCGCCATCGAAGAGCTCGCCTTCATGCGGCCGATCGCGATTGGCGCCAGCGTCAACTGTCACACCGAGATCCTCGAAATCGGCCGCAGTTCGATGCGCATTCTGGTGGAGGTCTGGACCTGCCTGCCCGCCGACCCGGAACCCTACAAGATCACCGAAGGGGAGTTCGTCCTGGTGGCCCTCGACGACGAGGGCCGCGCGCGCCGGGTGGTGGTTTAG
- the yaaA gene encoding peroxide stress protein YaaA — protein sequence MLTILSPAKNLDFETIPCTRHASQPEFVEASSELVGLLRPMTAQQLGELMQISPRLAELNQRRYQQWQPRFEAGPCKQALLAFAGEVYVGLEAASLSEADLLHAQQHLRILSGLYGLLRPLDLIHPYRLEMGTPLANPHGRDLYHFWGDRITDALNRQLGGSGVLINLASQEYFKAVQPKRLAGRLITPQFKDYKGGTYRTIGLLAKRARGAMARAIILNRWERPDALKTFDWQGYRFNAELSSAAEWVFSRRQA from the coding sequence ATGTTGACCATTCTCTCCCCGGCCAAGAACCTCGATTTCGAGACGATACCCTGCACCCGCCATGCCAGTCAGCCGGAGTTCGTCGAAGCCAGCAGCGAACTGGTCGGGCTGCTGCGGCCGATGACGGCGCAGCAGTTGGGCGAATTGATGCAGATCAGCCCCAGGCTGGCCGAGCTGAACCAGCGTCGCTATCAGCAGTGGCAGCCCCGCTTCGAAGCGGGACCCTGCAAGCAGGCGCTGCTCGCCTTTGCCGGCGAGGTCTATGTCGGGCTGGAGGCCGCCAGCCTGAGCGAGGCCGATCTGCTCCATGCCCAGCAGCATCTGCGCATCCTCTCCGGCCTCTACGGACTGCTGCGCCCGCTCGATCTGATCCATCCCTATCGGCTGGAGATGGGCACCCCGCTCGCCAATCCCCATGGCCGCGACCTCTATCACTTCTGGGGTGATCGGATCACCGACGCCCTCAACCGGCAACTGGGGGGCAGTGGCGTACTGATCAATCTGGCGTCGCAGGAGTACTTCAAGGCGGTGCAGCCGAAGCGGCTCGCTGGCCGGTTGATCACGCCCCAGTTCAAGGATTACAAAGGTGGCACCTACCGCACCATCGGCCTGCTGGCCAAGCGGGCGCGCGGTGCGATGGCGCGCGCGATCATCCTCAACCGCTGGGAGAGGCCCGACGCGCTCAAGACGTTCGACTGGCAGGGCTACCGCTTCAACGCCGAGCTCTCATCCGCCGCTGAGTGGGTGTTCAGCCGCCGGCAGGCGTGA
- a CDS encoding long-chain fatty acid--CoA ligase: MATWDCDPVTADEADTLDALFRARVRRTPTAVAYRAYDRQRQGWRDYRWREIGQAVQQWQQALRREPLQAGDRVAIALPNSPQWVIFDQAALGLGLVVVPLYVDDRPNNTAYILEDCGARLLLLVDETHWLTLAGALAGIPTLERILLLEDDAACRFDDPRLRSVAGWLPTPGAEQPPLPPVEPRQLATLIYTSGTTGRPKGVMLSHANILANVHGILSRIEVYRQDLLLSFLPLAHALERTAGYYVPMAAGATVAHGRGIQLLARDLSRQRPTALICVPRVYETLHGRLSRQLMQRGALLAWLFRWAVAVGWHRFQYRQRRAGWHPRLLLWPLLQPLVARPLQQRLGGRLRLAVSGGAALQPEVARRFIGLGIPIVQGYGLTEASPVVSCNTLHDNDPASVGRPLPGVALHIGEQGEVLVRGPNVMLGYWHGRADDPAIDAQGWLHTADQGWLEDGRLHLRGRLKETIVLCNGEKIPPDDLEMAIRLDPLFSQVMLAGSGQPRLVALVVLEPELWREQAIQWGVEPDDAALNDPVVKQLLLARMNGLLKEFPAYATLGRAHFSLTPWRVADGLLTPTLKLKRPQLLERFARQLRQLQQGS; the protein is encoded by the coding sequence ATGGCAACCTGGGACTGCGATCCGGTCACTGCCGACGAGGCCGACACGCTGGATGCGCTGTTTCGCGCGCGCGTGCGGCGCACGCCCACGGCAGTGGCCTACCGCGCCTACGACCGGCAGCGTCAAGGCTGGCGTGATTACCGTTGGAGAGAGATCGGGCAGGCGGTGCAACAGTGGCAGCAGGCGCTGCGGCGGGAGCCTCTTCAAGCGGGTGACCGCGTCGCCATCGCCCTGCCCAACTCTCCGCAGTGGGTCATCTTCGATCAGGCTGCGCTGGGGCTGGGATTGGTGGTGGTGCCGCTCTATGTCGACGACCGTCCCAACAACACCGCCTACATCCTGGAGGATTGCGGGGCGCGCCTGCTTCTGCTGGTCGACGAGACCCACTGGCTGACGCTGGCCGGGGCGCTCGCCGGGATCCCGACACTGGAGCGCATCCTGCTGCTGGAGGATGATGCGGCCTGCAGGTTCGACGATCCTCGGCTGCGCAGCGTGGCCGGCTGGTTGCCGACGCCCGGCGCAGAGCAGCCGCCACTGCCGCCGGTCGAGCCACGACAGTTGGCGACGCTGATCTACACCTCCGGCACCACCGGACGCCCCAAGGGGGTGATGCTGAGCCATGCCAACATTCTGGCCAATGTCCATGGCATTCTGAGCCGGATCGAGGTCTACCGGCAGGATCTGCTGCTCTCCTTTCTGCCGCTCGCCCATGCGCTGGAACGGACCGCCGGCTACTATGTGCCGATGGCGGCCGGTGCCACCGTGGCCCATGGCCGTGGCATTCAGCTTCTGGCGCGCGATCTGTCACGGCAGCGGCCGACGGCGCTGATCTGCGTGCCCCGCGTCTACGAAACCCTCCATGGCCGACTCAGCCGGCAACTGATGCAGCGCGGAGCGCTGCTCGCGTGGCTGTTCCGCTGGGCGGTCGCGGTGGGCTGGCACCGCTTTCAGTACCGGCAGCGGCGGGCAGGCTGGCATCCCCGATTGCTGCTCTGGCCGCTGCTGCAGCCGCTGGTCGCCCGGCCGCTGCAACAGCGCCTGGGTGGACGGCTGCGGCTGGCGGTCAGTGGCGGCGCCGCGCTGCAACCCGAGGTGGCGCGGCGCTTCATCGGCCTGGGCATTCCGATCGTGCAGGGCTATGGCCTGACCGAGGCCAGCCCGGTGGTCAGTTGCAACACCCTGCACGACAACGATCCCGCCAGCGTCGGACGGCCGCTGCCCGGCGTGGCGCTGCACATCGGCGAGCAGGGTGAGGTGCTGGTGCGCGGTCCCAATGTGATGCTGGGCTACTGGCACGGCCGCGCCGACGACCCGGCGATCGATGCGCAGGGCTGGCTGCACACGGCGGATCAGGGCTGGCTGGAGGATGGACGGCTCCATCTTCGCGGTCGGCTGAAGGAGACCATCGTGCTCTGCAATGGCGAGAAGATCCCGCCGGACGACCTGGAGATGGCGATTCGGCTCGACCCGCTGTTCAGTCAGGTGATGCTGGCCGGCAGCGGTCAGCCCCGGCTGGTGGCGCTGGTGGTGCTGGAGCCGGAACTCTGGCGGGAACAGGCCATCCAGTGGGGTGTGGAGCCCGACGATGCAGCGCTGAACGATCCGGTGGTGAAGCAGCTGCTGCTGGCACGCATGAATGGACTGCTGAAGGAGTTTCCGGCCTATGCCACCCTCGGCCGGGCCCACTTCAGCCTGACCCCCTGGCGGGTCGCCGATGGCCTGCTGACGCCGACGCTGAAGCTGAAACGGCCGCAACTGCTCGAACGGTTCGCCAGGCAGCTGCGGCAGCTTCAGCAGGGGTCATGA